Part of the Vagococcus jeotgali genome, GGTCCAAACATCTGCTCTTTTTTAGATAATTCACTAGATTCACTAGATTTATCAGCCACTATAATTTCATAAATTTTACCATTTTCCTTAATAATCAACTCATCTATAATCACATATGATTCCTTAGATAACCATGACCTTAAGACTTGTGACCCAATATTGGGTTGTAAAATTAATCGCTCATGACCTGTTAATTTATTATTTTGTTTTCCGCGCTCTAAGATATCACGAATCAATGTACCACCCATACCACAGATTGTAATCACAGAAACGCAATCACTAGCTTCTAAAACATCTAGACCATCACCTAGCCTTACATCAATCACAGATGATAAATCTAGTTCATTGACTAAAGATTTTGCTGATTCAAATGGTCCCTTAACTACTTCACCTGCAATCCCTGATAGAATTTGTTGATTTATCACTAAATATGCTGGTAAATAAGCATGATCTGATCCGATATCAGCTAATTTTGCACCTTTTGGAACAAAATCAGCTACTTTTTTTAAACGCATTGATAATTGTTGATGATCCATATTTCTACCTCACTTTTAAACTAAGTAATTCATTATACCATTTTTTTATTGGGCTTTCTAAGTAAAATAAAAATGATCTTCAGAGCCATCTACACTCCAAAGATCATTCCTATATTAAATGTTTATTCTAAAAAGTCTTTTAATTGTTTAGAGCGAGATGGATGGCGTAATTTTCTTAAAGCTTTTGCTTCAATTTGACGAATTCTCTCACGAGTAACACCAAATACTTTACCAACCTCTTCTAAAGTTCTAGTACGACCATCATCAAGACCAAAGCGCAGTCTTAAGACATTTTCCTCACGATCAGTCAATGTGTCTAGAACACTCTCTAATTGCTCTTTTAATAACTCATAAGCTGCATGTTCAGCAGGACTTGTAGCATCTTGATCTTCAATAAAATCACCAAGGTGCGAATCATCCTCTTCCCCGATTGGTGTTTCTAGAGAAACTGGCTCTTGAGCAATTTTTAAAATTTCACGTACTTTTTCTGGTGGAAGATCCATCTCAGCACCAATTTCTTCAGGTGTTGGTTCTCTTCCTAAATCTTGTAGTAATTGACGTTGGATACGGATTAATTTATTGATTGTTTCAACCATATGTACTGGAATACGAATTGTTCTAGCTTGATCAGCAATAGCTCGAGTGATTGCTTGACGAATCCACCATGTAGCATACGTTGAAAACTTAAAACCTTTTTCATGATCAAATTTCTCAACAGCTTTCATTAATCCCATATTACCTTCTTGAATTAAATCTAAAAACTGCATCCCACGACCAACGTAACGTTTGGCAATACTCACTACTAAACGCAGGTTAGCTTCAGCAAGTTCTTGCTTAGCTTCAGGATCACCTTCTTTAATTCTAAGTGCTAGAGCAACTTCTTCATCAGCCGTCAATAGTGATACTCGACCAATTTCTTTTAGATACATTCTAACAGGATCATTAATCTTAACCCCAGGTG contains:
- a CDS encoding tRNA (adenine(22)-N(1))-methyltransferase, translating into MDHQQLSMRLKKVADFVPKGAKLADIGSDHAYLPAYLVINQQILSGIAGEVVKGPFESAKSLVNELDLSSVIDVRLGDGLDVLEASDCVSVITICGMGGTLIRDILERGKQNNKLTGHERLILQPNIGSQVLRSWLSKESYVIIDELIIKENGKIYEIIVADKSSESSELSKKEQMFGPVLLQDPTDIFKEKWLQEKDQFSNILKQLEQSRETQDKKIKEVTDKITLIEEVLS
- the rpoD gene encoding RNA polymerase sigma factor RpoD — protein: MTEKVKNDAYEKEVKIFIKENKNNGSVFYDDLTNKLATPYELDADAMDELIERVEDAGISVVDEKGEPSEHSLRVAKKNQDKKSKKNEKEEEDLIAPPGVKINDPVRMYLKEIGRVSLLTADEEVALALRIKEGDPEAKQELAEANLRLVVSIAKRYVGRGMQFLDLIQEGNMGLMKAVEKFDHEKGFKFSTYATWWIRQAITRAIADQARTIRIPVHMVETINKLIRIQRQLLQDLGREPTPEEIGAEMDLPPEKVREILKIAQEPVSLETPIGEEDDSHLGDFIEDQDATSPAEHAAYELLKEQLESVLDTLTDREENVLRLRFGLDDGRTRTLEEVGKVFGVTRERIRQIEAKALRKLRHPSRSKQLKDFLE